In Papaver somniferum cultivar HN1 chromosome 1, ASM357369v1, whole genome shotgun sequence, a genomic segment contains:
- the LOC113357233 gene encoding uncharacterized protein LOC113357233, producing MAGSSLRQIIQHWLSYPDQGIMLNLGSCILWNIWKMRNDLVCNNSQPSTSQCIQKALQDFKLFDLQNALNLCSNIAIDENNAILWEAPPNCVIKINVDAAFNNGDAAADAIARDSFGNHLGSGSICFNTVSSTVAEEKAYGLGMQLAKRLQVSKIVVEWDASDIPKAIKGSTNEIPWSIRSTILSIRDHIKDFSEISFTSVPRDVNAIAHDLAQSAISNNVNR from the coding sequence ATGGCTGGTTCGAGTTTACGACAAATTATTCAGCATTGGTTATCCTACCCTGACCAAGGAATCATGTTGAACTTAGGCTCTTGCATTCTGTGGAACATATGGAAGATGAGGAATGATCTAGTCTGCAATAATTCCCAACCATCGACCTCTCAATGCATTCAGAAGGCTTTACAGGATTTCAAATTAtttgatcttcagaatgccttaAATTTATGCTCTAATATTGCAATCGATGAGAACAATGCAATTTTATGGGAAGCTCCTCCAAACTGTGTCATTAAAATTAATGTTGATGCAGCGTTCAATAATGGGGATGCTGCAGCAGATGCTATTGCCAGAGATTCATTTGGAAATCATCTCGGTAGTGGTTCAATTTGTTTCAACACCGTATCTTCTACTGTGGCAGAGGAAAAAGCTTATGGTTTAGGAATGCAATTAGCAAAAAGACTGCAAGTTTCCAAAATTGTCGTGGAATGGGATGCCTCAGACATTCCCAAGGCTATAAAAGGGAGTACGAATGAGATACCATGGAGTATTCGTTCAACAATTCTCTCCATTCGTGATCACATCAAGGATTTTAGTGAAATTAGTTTTACTTCAGTTCCTAGAGATGTAAATGCTATTGCACATGATTTAGCTCAAAGTGCAATCTCTAATAATGTAAACAGATAG